In Lodderomyces elongisporus chromosome 2, complete sequence, the following proteins share a genomic window:
- the TIM17 gene encoding translocase of the inner membrane (BUSCO:EOG09265E6R) — translation MSADHTRDPCPIVILNDFGGAFAMGAIGGCVWHGIKGFRNSPSGERGYGAISAIKARAPVVGGNFGVWGGLFSTFDCTVKAVRKREDAWNAVIAGFFTGGALAIRGGWKHTRNSAITCACLLGVFEGVGMMMQRLQAQPAMAPVYPEEPTKLAA, via the coding sequence ATGTCTGCAGATCATACGAGAGACCCATGCCCCATTGTGATTTTGAATGATTTTGGAGGTGCATTTGCCATGGGTGCCATTGGTGGATGTGTATGGCACGGTATCAAAGGTTTTAGAAACTCACCTCTGGGAGAAAGGGGATATGGTGCTATTTCTGCGATAAAAGCCAGAGCACCAGTTGTTGGTGGTAATTTTGGTGTTTGGGGTGGATTATTCTCAACCTTTGACTGTACGGTGAAGGCTGTGCGTAAGAGGGAAGATGCTTGGAATGCCGTGATTGCCGGTTTTTTTACAGGTGGTGCTTTGGCTATCAGAGGTGGATGGAAACATACAAGAAACTCCGCCATTACATGTGCATGTCTCTTGGGTGTGTTTGAAGGTGTGGGTATGATGATGCAGAGATTGCAAGCACAACCTGCCATGGCTCCTGTATACCCAGAAGAACCAACCAAGCTCGCTGCTTAA